From the genome of Plectropomus leopardus isolate mb chromosome 13, YSFRI_Pleo_2.0, whole genome shotgun sequence, one region includes:
- the pgk1 gene encoding phosphoglycerate kinase 1, translating to MSLSNKLTLDKVDVKGKRVIMRVDFNVPMKDKTITNNQRIKAAVPSIKHCLDNGAKAVVLMSHLGRPDGNFMPEKYSLEPVAAELKTLLGRDVTFLKDCVGAEVEAACANPATGSVILLENLRFHVAEEGKGKDASGNKTKASQGDIDSFRASLSKLGDVYVNDAFGTAHRAHSSMVGVNLPQKAAGFLMKKELDYFAMALEKPQKPFLAILGGAKVKDKIQLINNMLDKVDEMIIGGGMAFTFLKVLNNMEIGTSLFDEEGAGIVKDLMAKAEKNNVKITLPVDFITADKFDEKAATGTATVAGGIPAGWMGLDCGPESSKAYAEAVGRAKQIVWNGPVGVFEWENFAKGTKNLMDKVVEVTKNNCITIIGGGDTATCCAKWNTEDKVSHVSTGGGASLELLEGKVLPGVDALSSV from the exons gGTCGACTTCAATGTTCCAATGAAAGACAAGACGATCACAAACAACCAGAG GATCAAGGCAGCCGTTCCCTCCATCAAACACTGCCTGGACAACGGAGCCAAAGCCGTCGTGCTGATGAGCCATCTGGGCCGACCTGATGGAAACTTTATGCCTGAGAAATACTCCCTCGAGCCCGTCGCCGCCGAGCTCAAGACCCTGCTGGGGAG GGACGTCACCTTCCTGAAGGACTGTGTGGGTGCGGAGGTGGAAGCTGCCTGCGCTAACCCCGCCACCGGATCCGTCATCCTGCTGGAGAACCTCCGCTTCCACGTCGCCGAGGAGGGAAAGGGCAAGGACGCCTCTGGAAACAAG ACCAAGGCCTCCCAGGGAGATATCGACTCCTTCAGAGCATCTCTGTCCAAACTGGGCGACGTTTACGTCAACGACGCCTTTGGCACAGCGCACAGAGCCCACAG CTCCATGGTGGGAGTGAATCTTCCTCAGAAGGCGGCTGGTTTCCTGATGAAGAAGGAGCTGGACTACTTTGCCATGGCTCTGGAGAAACCTCAGAAGCCCTTCCTGGCCATCCTCGGAGG AGCAAAGGTGAAAGATAAGATCCAGCTGATCAACAACATGTTGGATAAGGTCGATGAGATGATCATCGGCGGCGGCATGGCCTTCACCTTCCTCAAAGTTCTCAACAACATGGAG ATCGGTACTTCCCTGTTTGACGAGGAAGGTGCCGGCATCGTCAAGGACCTGATGGccaaagcagagaaaaacaacgtCAAGATCACGCTGCCCGTCGACTTCATCACAGCAGACAAGTTCGATGAGAAAGCCGCCACTGGCACTGCAACCGTTGCTGGTGGCATCCCTGCTGGCTGGATG GGTTTGGACTGTGGACCAGAGAGCTCTAAGGCCTACGCAGAGGCAGTGGGCAGGGCCAAGCAGATCGTGTGGAACGGCCCAGTTGGTGTGTTTGAGTGGGAAAACTTTGCCAAAGGGACGAAGAACCTGATGGACAAAGTGGTCGAAGTGACCAAAAACAACTGCATCACAATCATCG GTGGTGGCGACACCGCTACCTGCTGCGCCAAGTGGAACACAGAGGACAAGGTCAGCCACGTCAGCACAGGAGGCGGCGCCAGcctggagctgctggagg